The genomic stretch GTAATAGAACACCGCCCCCGGCGGGGCCTGCCCGCCAAAAGGCTTGTCGTCGCGCACATAGACCCAGATCCGGCCGGTATCGGTCTTGCCTTTGGCCAGGACCGGGACCGTGGTGTCGTCCCCGTGCAATCGCTCGGCGCTCAGCACATAGGCCTCGAGGCGCCTGAACAACGGTGCCAGCGCCGCCGTACAGCCGCCGACCTGGTCGGCCAGGGTCGACAGACTGATCGGCACGCCCTCCTTGGCATAGCGCTCTGCTTGCCGGTTCAGCGGCTGATGTTGACCAAACTTCTCGAACAGCACCATCGCCAGCAGGCTTGGCCCCGCCCAGCCGCGGGCAAGCACATGGAACGGCGCCGGGGCCTGGCTGATCTTCTCGCAATCACGGCAAGTAAACTTCTCGCGGACGTGCTGGATCACCTTCCAGGACTTCGGGATGACCTCCAGCGTCTCGGTGATGTCCTCGCCGAGCCTGGACAGCTGCGCGCCGCCACAGCAGGCACACGCCACAGGTCCCGGTACGATCACCCGCTCGCGAGGCAGATGCTCCGGGAACGGCTGACGTGACGGCCGCTTGCGGGTGAACGACGCCACCTTCGTGGTTTTGGCCGCGGCCATTTCGGCTGCGAGTTCGTCCTCCGTCGCCGAACTCTCCAGCTCCTCCAGCGTCAGTTCGAGCTGATCCAATAGCCGCGCGGTACGCTCCGAGCGCGGGCCATAGCGGTCGCGGTTGAGTTTCTCGATCTGCAGCTTCAGATGGGCGATCAATGCCTGGTCGTCGGATTGCCGAGCGCGGGCGGCCGCCGCCTCCGCGCGAGCAACGATCAATGCCGCTTTCAGCGTTTCGATGTCGTCTGGCAGCGATTCAAGGCCGTCACCCATGGCCCTGATGGAATCACAAAAGGGGCGATTTGAGGCGTCTTTTCTTCCGCACCTCAGAACATTTTTTAAGCCTATCCTGCGCTCTGTGGCCGCCACGTGTGCTGCGGGTTGCGCCAGTCGATCGCCTCCAGCAGATAACTCATCTGCGCCGCGGTCAGCCCCACCACACCGCCCACCGTCACCGGCCAGACAAAACGGCCACGGTCCAACCGCTTGGCGTAGAGCGACAATCCAATTCCATCGTGCCACAAGGCCTTGATCAGCGAA from Bradyrhizobium sp. Ash2021 encodes the following:
- a CDS encoding IS66 family transposase, which gives rise to MGDGLESLPDDIETLKAALIVARAEAAAARARQSDDQALIAHLKLQIEKLNRDRYGPRSERTARLLDQLELTLEELESSATEDELAAEMAAAKTTKVASFTRKRPSRQPFPEHLPRERVIVPGPVACACCGGAQLSRLGEDITETLEVIPKSWKVIQHVREKFTCRDCEKISQAPAPFHVLARGWAGPSLLAMVLFEKFGQHQPLNRQAERYAKEGVPISLSTLADQVGGCTAALAPLFRRLEAYVLSAERLHGDDTTVPVLAKGKTDTGRIWVYVRDDKPFGGQAPPGAVFYYSRDRAGEHPQAHLANYSGIFQADAYGGYGKLYELGRTPGPILEAACWVHARRPFFVMADLAENARRKAQGKKPAVISPLALETVRRIDALFEIERAINGQSAERRKAVRQELSAPLVADLQAWMRAQRAKLSRGNDVAKAMDYMLKRWSAFTRFLDDGRICLSNNAAERGVRGIALGRKSWLFCGSDRGGERAAVMYSLIVTAKMNDVDPQAWLADVLARIAEHPVQRLDELLPWNWRSAIRNVDQAA
- the tnpB gene encoding IS66 family insertion sequence element accessory protein TnpB (TnpB, as the term is used for proteins encoded by IS66 family insertion elements, is considered an accessory protein, since TnpC, encoded by a neighboring gene, is a DDE family transposase.) produces the protein MIPISSSARIWIATGYTDMRKGMQGLSLLVQENLGRDPFAGDVFVFRGRGGSLIKALWHDGIGLSLYAKRLDRGRFVWPVTVGGVVGLTAAQMSYLLEAIDWRNPQHTWRPQSAG